One Sulfolobus sp. S-194 DNA segment encodes these proteins:
- a CDS encoding enoyl-CoA hydratase/isomerase family protein: protein MIKVEVDNENKIGKILIDRQEKMNAITVEMRREIGEKIIELDKDPSIRVIIVEGVGGKAFSSGGDIGEFLSLNPEILLDWGEDLSSSERITKPVIAAINGYTFGAGLELALSCDIRIATPKSEFSFPEIRLGMVPASGGVTRIVKMLGVSRATYMLMLGKRIDAQTALQWGIIHEIVDEDKLEGRALEIAKDLASLSSLALKALKKIIREVADSPFYAGFDIERKTFGLLRYSEDFKEGVQSFLNKRKPNFNGR from the coding sequence ATGATCAAGGTTGAGGTAGACAACGAAAACAAAATAGGTAAAATATTAATAGATAGACAAGAAAAAATGAACGCAATAACCGTTGAGATGAGGAGAGAAATAGGAGAGAAAATAATAGAATTAGACAAAGATCCAAGCATAAGAGTAATAATTGTAGAAGGTGTAGGAGGAAAAGCTTTTAGTTCTGGAGGAGATATAGGTGAGTTCTTATCATTAAATCCAGAAATTTTACTAGATTGGGGAGAAGATTTATCATCAAGTGAAAGAATAACCAAACCAGTAATAGCTGCTATAAACGGATACACATTTGGGGCAGGCTTAGAATTAGCATTATCTTGTGATATAAGAATAGCAACACCTAAAAGTGAATTTAGCTTTCCAGAAATAAGATTAGGAATGGTCCCGGCAAGTGGTGGAGTAACTAGGATAGTAAAGATGTTAGGTGTATCTAGAGCTACATATATGCTGATGTTGGGAAAGAGAATAGACGCGCAAACTGCCCTTCAGTGGGGAATAATACATGAGATTGTTGATGAAGATAAATTAGAAGGGAGAGCATTAGAAATAGCTAAAGATTTAGCTAGCCTATCCTCGTTAGCCCTCAAAGCATTAAAGAAAATAATAAGAGAGGTTGCAGATTCGCCGTTTTACGCAGGATTCGATATTGAAAGGAAAACGTTTGGCTTACTCAGATATAGCGAAGACTTCAAAGAAGGCGTACAGTCCTTCTTAAATAAAAGGAAGCCTAATTTTAACGGTAGGTAA
- a CDS encoding AMP-binding protein, protein MVEIIKDKKIVVKPNLTNYDEVRRNFNWDKVRKELNYYGEVNAGELAIHNKNDKLALLWVSEEGGMRKLTFNDLEKKGAMFRDVLENSGVKRGDRVVIMSKRTPSLYFSFTAIAMIGGVIVPIFSTFGEEAIRYRVENSGAKVAIVHEGLVDKFKNIGGIKVLKTTDDGIEGESNRVGKISYEKRSINDPFLILYTSGTTGKPKGIWHAQDILTFYYISGKYHFDMHPQDVFWHTGDPAWVAGFAGVWTAWANSIPLVSYEGRFKAETWYSIIQEFKVSVISTAPTALRLLKKEGLELSKKYDLSSVRFIHAGGEYVDPDTVKIGLQIFGVPVHDGYGQTETATYVIANFISMPIKVGSMGKPLPGVEALIVDENGNPLPPNTRGILAFKPDFPAMAKGIWGDEERWKGNFKNGYYLTGDLAYMDEDGYFWYLGRADDVIKVSGYRVSPIEIESIISTHPAVAEVGVIGVEDPVRGHKIKAYIVLKKEYEPTEELKQQIQDYVKEKLASHMVPREIEFVKELPHTLSGKIMRRVLRSIESGSNIGDVSTLENPEIVKKLEKR, encoded by the coding sequence ATGGTAGAAATAATAAAGGATAAGAAAATAGTAGTAAAACCAAATTTGACTAACTATGACGAAGTTAGAAGAAATTTTAATTGGGACAAAGTACGTAAAGAACTCAATTATTATGGTGAAGTAAATGCCGGTGAGTTAGCGATACATAATAAAAATGATAAACTTGCCTTATTATGGGTGAGTGAAGAAGGAGGTATGAGAAAATTAACATTTAATGATTTAGAGAAGAAAGGGGCTATGTTCAGAGATGTGCTAGAAAATAGTGGAGTAAAAAGAGGAGATAGAGTAGTTATAATGTCTAAAAGGACCCCATCATTATACTTCTCATTTACTGCAATAGCCATGATAGGTGGTGTAATTGTTCCCATCTTTTCAACGTTTGGTGAAGAGGCAATAAGGTATAGAGTTGAAAATAGTGGTGCTAAAGTAGCTATTGTCCACGAGGGATTAGTAGATAAATTTAAGAATATAGGAGGGATTAAGGTTTTAAAAACTACCGATGATGGAATAGAGGGAGAAAGTAATAGGGTAGGTAAGATTTCTTATGAAAAGAGATCCATTAACGATCCGTTCTTGATACTCTACACCTCTGGAACCACTGGAAAACCTAAAGGAATTTGGCATGCCCAGGATATTTTAACTTTCTATTATATTTCCGGAAAATACCATTTTGATATGCATCCACAAGATGTATTTTGGCATACTGGAGATCCGGCTTGGGTAGCAGGATTTGCCGGTGTATGGACAGCATGGGCTAATAGTATTCCTCTTGTCTCATACGAAGGAAGATTTAAGGCTGAAACTTGGTATTCTATTATTCAAGAATTTAAAGTTTCTGTAATTTCTACAGCACCAACAGCCTTAAGATTGTTAAAGAAAGAAGGTTTAGAACTAAGTAAGAAATATGATCTTTCATCAGTTAGATTTATACATGCAGGCGGAGAATATGTGGATCCAGATACTGTTAAGATAGGTCTCCAGATCTTCGGTGTTCCCGTTCATGATGGATATGGTCAGACCGAGACAGCAACATATGTTATAGCGAACTTTATTTCAATGCCCATAAAAGTCGGCTCCATGGGTAAGCCATTACCAGGAGTTGAAGCTTTGATAGTTGATGAGAACGGAAATCCTCTCCCACCTAATACCAGAGGCATATTAGCTTTCAAACCAGATTTTCCAGCTATGGCTAAAGGAATATGGGGAGATGAGGAGAGATGGAAGGGTAACTTTAAGAACGGTTATTATTTAACCGGTGATTTAGCGTACATGGATGAAGACGGATATTTCTGGTATTTAGGTAGAGCAGACGACGTTATCAAAGTTTCTGGATATAGAGTAAGTCCAATAGAAATAGAGAGTATAATCTCAACCCATCCAGCTGTAGCTGAAGTTGGTGTGATAGGCGTAGAAGATCCTGTTAGAGGTCATAAGATAAAGGCATATATAGTACTTAAAAAGGAATATGAACCCACTGAAGAGCTTAAACAACAAATCCAAGATTATGTTAAAGAGAAATTAGCTTCACACATGGTTCCTAGAGAAATAGAGTTCGTAAAAGAATTACCTCATACATTAAGTGGTAAAATAATGAGGAGAGTTTTGAGGTCCATAGAAAGTGGTAGTAATATTGGTGATGTAAGTACGTTAGAAAATCCAGAAATCGTAAAGAAATTAGAAAAACGATAA
- a CDS encoding helix-turn-helix domain-containing protein, with translation MRNFNNYPIKLVTLHIVHENCWSRYYLNDDLVKILDLVPYMEKNLLRVFAITSEKGYKTIEKLKFDGKIKEIFNVYRNGNSIFIDLARDFDSSVLSIINKNNGIVLNTAKYEGMEIWNVLIYEHKINRMLKELDEIAEIEKIKISDHIPLTNTLSDNELKILSIAYESGYFDYPRKIKSGELANRLGISQSTLIYYLRNAERKIIGQFLRKSRMEQVDE, from the coding sequence ATGAGAAACTTTAACAATTACCCCATAAAACTCGTAACTCTTCATATAGTGCACGAGAATTGTTGGAGTAGATATTATTTGAATGATGATTTAGTAAAAATATTAGATTTAGTACCCTATATGGAGAAGAACCTTTTAAGAGTCTTTGCAATAACTTCCGAAAAGGGATATAAAACCATAGAAAAGTTAAAGTTCGATGGCAAAATAAAAGAAATATTTAATGTATATAGAAATGGTAACAGCATATTCATAGATTTAGCTAGGGATTTTGATAGTTCTGTTCTGTCTATTATAAATAAAAATAATGGAATTGTTTTAAATACTGCTAAGTACGAGGGAATGGAAATATGGAACGTTCTAATTTATGAACATAAAATTAATAGAATGCTCAAGGAGTTAGATGAGATAGCAGAGATTGAGAAAATTAAAATAAGTGACCATATTCCACTTACTAATACTCTATCTGACAATGAACTAAAAATTCTTTCTATAGCATATGAGAGTGGCTATTTTGATTATCCAAGGAAAATTAAGTCTGGAGAACTAGCTAATCGCCTAGGCATAAGTCAGTCAACATTAATTTACTATTTAAGAAATGCAGAAAGAAAAATAATAGGCCAATTCTTGAGAAAGAGTCGTATGGAGCAAGTAGATGAATAA